One part of the Paenibacillus silvisoli genome encodes these proteins:
- a CDS encoding Na-translocating system protein MpsC family protein has product MENQAQSEIASYVGRLLRETFGKGPQSIFISIKRPFVVFYLRNFLSPTEKILLQQNEIQSIQTTRDILMKSLIPEIKAYLLLLAGMNIREFYYDWGLHNHSGVMVGIEAWDDHGQADLVSGYAGRDELHQEINRISQQVEKRPEELYSCLINERTLLLIRNGILISIEKELIRIGHEESLRLAKRNLEKSHMHNNGHFEEFLHTKVIDVFVDWDFQLDKSVIVLILNPSQ; this is encoded by the coding sequence TCCGAAATAGCCAGCTACGTAGGCAGATTGCTAAGGGAGACGTTCGGCAAAGGCCCGCAATCGATATTTATCAGCATCAAACGTCCGTTTGTCGTCTTTTATTTAAGAAACTTCTTGTCGCCGACGGAGAAGATCCTCCTGCAGCAGAACGAGATCCAATCGATTCAAACGACCCGAGACATCTTGATGAAGTCATTGATTCCAGAAATTAAAGCCTACCTTCTGCTCCTTGCGGGCATGAATATTCGGGAGTTTTATTATGACTGGGGGCTGCATAATCACTCTGGCGTTATGGTCGGTATCGAAGCTTGGGATGACCATGGACAGGCCGATCTCGTGTCCGGTTATGCAGGGAGAGATGAGCTTCATCAGGAAATTAACAGGATCAGCCAGCAGGTCGAGAAACGGCCGGAAGAGTTGTATTCGTGCCTGATCAATGAACGCACCCTTCTTTTAATCCGGAACGGGATTTTGATTAGCATTGAAAAAGAATTAATCCGCATCGGACACGAAGAAAGCTTAAGGCTGGCTAAACGCAATTTGGAAAAAAGCCATATGCACAACAATGGGCATTTCGAGGAGTTTCTGCATACGAAGGTTATCGATGTATTCGTCGACTGGGATTTTCAGTTGGACAAAAGCGTCATTGTGCTCATCTTAAATCCGAGTCAATAA